One part of the Bacteroidota bacterium genome encodes these proteins:
- the ftsY gene encoding signal recognition particle-docking protein FtsY: MGFFDKIGFTKLKDGLSKTREGIVGKVARLVTTKSKIDDVTLEQLEEILIGADVGVAATLDIVDAIRKRAKEERFADASELNVLLRDEIQRQFAGGANDTDPFHVPSERPFVIMVVGINGVGKTTSIGKLANIYTKAGKKVVIGSADTFRAAANEQLEIWAKRAGAEIIRQLHGSDPAAVAFDAVKSATATGADVVIIDTAGRLHTKVNLMEELKKIRRVIAKQNEAFPHEVLLVIDASTGQNGMQQARQFSAASGVTGLVLTKLDGTAKGGIVLAISKEMNLPIKFIGVGEQIDDLQPFDRKAFVEALFGAT, encoded by the coding sequence ATGGGTTTCTTTGATAAAATAGGCTTCACAAAACTGAAGGACGGACTTTCCAAAACCCGCGAGGGGATAGTCGGGAAAGTTGCTCGGTTGGTGACGACCAAATCGAAAATCGATGATGTGACGCTTGAGCAGCTTGAGGAAATCCTCATTGGCGCCGATGTCGGTGTTGCAGCGACACTCGACATTGTTGATGCTATTCGCAAACGGGCGAAGGAAGAACGCTTTGCCGATGCGTCAGAACTGAATGTCCTGTTGCGCGATGAAATTCAGCGGCAATTTGCAGGCGGGGCAAACGACACGGATCCATTTCATGTGCCGTCGGAAAGGCCATTTGTCATCATGGTAGTCGGGATCAACGGCGTTGGTAAGACGACATCCATCGGCAAGCTTGCTAACATCTATACAAAAGCCGGAAAGAAAGTCGTGATCGGTTCGGCGGATACGTTTCGTGCCGCAGCCAACGAGCAGCTTGAAATCTGGGCGAAGCGTGCCGGTGCTGAAATCATCCGGCAGTTGCATGGTTCCGACCCGGCGGCAGTTGCCTTCGACGCTGTGAAATCGGCAACTGCTACCGGAGCGGATGTTGTCATCATCGACACAGCGGGCAGGCTTCACACGAAAGTGAATCTGATGGAGGAATTGAAAAAGATCCGCCGTGTGATTGCAAAACAGAACGAAGCATTTCCGCACGAAGTGTTGCTCGTGATTGATGCTTCAACAGGGCAGAACGGTATGCAGCAAGCCAGGCAATTCAGTGCAGCGTCCGGTGTGACCGGGCTCGTCCTTACGAAGTTGGATGGAACGGCGAAAGGCGGGATTGTTCTTGCTATCAGCAAAGAAATGAACCTCCCAATCAAGTTTATCGGCGTCGGTGAACAGATTGATGACCTGCAACCATTTGACAGGAAAGCGTTCGTCGAAGCGCTTTTTGGAGCAACGTGA